The DNA sequence TAAATGGCCATATCCAACGGTACTTAAACCTCTCGTCTCGCATTATAACACGTAGTTTAATAACTCCACATGGCGATACAGTCACACCTCAATATTTTTCATATACTCGCCTAATGAAATTGTTTGATAATCACTGtggtttctttttcttcctttgctCTAATTTCATTCAGGAGGCTGATAAGATTGCGCTAGCGGAATCTACGGGGCTGGATCAGAGGCAAATTAACAACTGGTTTATAAATCAGCGTAAGCGTCATTGGAGACCATCGGAGAACATGCAGTTGGCGATGATGAATGATCTTACTGGACCATTCTTTACAGATGAATGAGGTGCATGCATCTTACTGGACCATTCTTAATTAAACTTCTGTCCTGGTAATTTATATGTGCATGATCCGGAAAACGCAAACTTTACTGACATTCCTCAATCAATCTACCCCATCTCTAAGATGATTAGGGGGAATGTGATTGTAATTTGCTTTAATGTTATACTCTTATGGAATTTGACCACGGTTGGTAACGAATGAAGTGCTTACATGCCCTTGCTATCACTTGCAAATGATCCATCCTCAAACGCAAAACTCGTACTCCTAAATTTCAGAATTCTAGGGCACCAACTTTTATCCTAACTAGTGTAACAACATAtgatttctttcttccttttcctaATGAATTTTGCCCTAATAAATGCAAATTTGAGCCGATTCAAGTTCACTAGAATAGTGTACTTATTCTTCTGCACTCGATCTTCATACTTgtaatttagataaatttaatgAAGTATATTACTTGTATTAAAGCAAAAAAACCTAATCAGTATGCCCCAAAATATGAGTGCTATAATCAACTAAGAAAAGTGATCAAAACCATTCATTTCTCTTCCAAATATTGGTAGAGGTAATGAGATCGAAtatgcattttttatttataaaaaaaaaacacgcgAAACATGTTTGCTTATATAAAATGAGTATTGAAGTGATTTTGATTGTTGAGTGTTTACGAActcatgaaattaaaaaattgctGGTTTCATATAACAATTCACAACCTTCCAAACATTAAGTAAACATATTGTGAAATCTTTAATGTAACATAATgcttcaagaatcaagaatcaaATCAATTAGAAAGTCTGATTGGTATTGGTCATATCTCCTTTcctttccctcttttttttttttttttcattatctgATTCATGACTTCCCCATTCAAATAAGTAGGCACGCAATAAAAATTTGAAGATCGAAGTAGTTTCTTGGATGAAGATTCTCTCCCCTTctaatctctctccccttcGCTCCCTTTCTGCTTGAATagttacggttaagccacgtcaacgttttatatttattgttttttacagacaataagacaaaaagtaaagtgtgagaggaggggaAGGAAGTGGATGGGAATAAGAAGGGAGAGAATCATACTCCGTAGTTTCTCACCATGTAAAACCTGACCCAAACTGAATTATATAATGGGTTATGCTTAAAATCTGAGGCCATGCATCACTATTGGGCTAGACTGAGATGGCTTACCTACATTGGGCTTACTTTAGAACCGACGACCCGTAATTTACCGGAATAGGGCCCCCTTATCCGATCACAGATCTCAGAAAAACGGGTGTATCTCTGATTCGGTAACTGACATGGCTTCGCTTCAGCTTCAACTTCCATTCTCTGCCGCTCCGTGCCTACCCAATTCCCGGTTCAGACGCAGTCCGGTCCGGTCCTCCACCGAACGCCAGGCGCTCTTTAACCGCATTGCTCCTGTCTACGATAacgttcgattttttttttcttcagttgcAGTGTCACTTTTTCTTTGATTGTTAATGTTGAATCTGTCTAAATATTGATCTTccgtttttatttttggaataaTTCTTAGTTAAATGATTTGTTGAGCTTGGGTCAGCATCGAATATGGAAAAGAATGGCAGTTTCGTGGAGCGGgtaagaattaaaattaactgACTATTTTTTGGTGGAATATATATTTGGGTCTctgaatttcaagtttttgaattttgggttgCAGAGCAAAAATGGGGGAGAGTGTGTTGGATTTGTGCTGTGGGAGTGGGGATTTAGCGTTTCTCTTGTCTGAGAAAGTTGGGTCCAATGGCAAGGTTCGTTCTTTGATGTAATTTGCTGAAAGATTGGTAATTTAATTTGAATATGAGCTGTTGTTTGTGATTGGGATTGTAAAATCTGGCTTGCATTGGCAGGTGATTGGTCTTGATTTCTCGAAGAAGCAGTTGTCAGTTGCTTCTTCGCGGCAGAAGTTGAAGTCGAAAGCCTGCTACTTGAACATTGAGTGAGCACTGGTAAATCTAGTGGTCGATCAACtaaaaatgtttgaaatttaACCCGGGGTTTTGAAAATGTTTTATCTTTTTCACCTCGTTCGTTTTACGCGAAACACTCTAAGTAGATACTGAATTGCTAATCAGCATTACATTAATGTGAATAATCGATCATGTTATGCGTTGCATCTTGTTAGGTGGGTTGAAGGTGATGCAACTGAATTGCCGTTTTCTGACGGTCACTTTGATGCCATCACTATGGCTTATGGGCTAAGAAATGTAGTAGACAAACACAAGGCCATGGAGGAAATTTTTAGAGTTTTGAAAGCAGGTTCCATtccctctctctcattttcACTTGATGAAGTTGTAGTTCTAGGTAGGTCAGTTTTTCTCATTTTTGCTTGGCATCACAGGCTCAAGGGTATCGATCCTTGACTTCAATAAAAGCACCAATCCAATTGTTTCATCAGTTCAGGTACTCATAACCAGATACAATAAGTTTTTGTCTTCTAAAGCGTAGACCAATTTGAccattctatttttattttggcaAACAAGTGCTGAATGCTTCATGATTCAACTTTTGCTAGGACTTGATGATTGACAATGTTGTTGTCCCCGTGGCATCTGGTTTTGGACTTGAGGAGGATTACAAGTATTTAAAAATTTCAATCACAGAATTCCTGACAGGTGCATTTTCCTTGCTTTTAACTCTTTATTTTTATGGCATCTGCACCTCATGATGTTTTAATCTGTTTAAGCCATCTTTGTACTGCTGTGTTTATACACAGTATCTTCAAATTTTGTGAACTCTTGGGAATTGTTCTGTTTGGAGGCCTTTAGGCATAGGCTTAATAAGTGATCAAGTCGAGTGGTTAAGCGGATAACAGGGTACTAGTTTGTTGATTAAAATCTTTCTGTGAACACAggggacgagttggagaagctGGCTTTAGATGTAGGTTTTTCCAATGCCAGATATTATGAGATTGGCGGAAGCCTCATGGGGAACTTAGTAGCCACCCGATAGGTTGATTCATGTATGCTATTTTCAAATTGTGTCTTGTTGAACATAAAATATGTGCCTTTGGGAAATAAGAAAGATGTTGTGCCTCAAACATTTCTGTTCATTTGTTCTCTCACAGTTCTGAATATCAGTCGAGCATGTCTCAAGATCAATTTTACTTCTACAAATGACAACGAAAATATTGCTCATACTGTCTGGCTCTGAAaactgagaaaaaaaaaattgctttctCTTGAAGTCTCGCTCAACAATTCTCTCAGTTAGTCAAAATTGGCCTTGTCATTAGACGTGTCTCTGACTGAGCCGAGCAGGGCTGAGGTGCAGCCTGAGATTCCTTGGCTCCTTCAGAGGAAAACTAAGTGCTCGCAATCCTTGGAAATATGTGAAACCTTTCGTTTTCACTGTGTTGTGATCACCTAGGATAGAAAGAACTATGTGAAACACTCGCAACTGAAGAAGCACCATCTGCATTTAGAGGGTAACATTGGTCGTCGCCGTTGTCATTGAGTTCCATGGTCTTTTCATCTATAAAAGGTGGATTGGCAGGTGGAGGAAGGTCCAGCTCCTTCTTTGTTAGCATCTGCAGCGCCTTTGACATTGTTGGTCGTAAAGAGGGACTCTCTTGGGTGCATAGAAGTCCTATCTGGACCACTCTGAATATCTCATCCTTAAAGTTGTCATGGAAATTTTGCGACATTAAGTTTGGGTCGTATAGTTCCTCTACAGTCCCTGCTTGAAAGTGCTTCCAGGTCTGTTCGGACAAAAAGCACAGGAACAATGAACTAAGGATGAGGATCTACTTTATACTGCAAATTCGAAGATCAAATTGTTTTGTGAAGGGAAAAAAGGAAGAATTTATTGGGAAATTTACAATTATAACTATGCCGTCTGAGTACTCTGCAGATGTGCTCCTGTTGTTCTGCCTTCCAGTGATGATCTCCAATATAAGCACTCCGAAGCTGTAGACATCTGCCTTTTCTGTCAACTGGCCATGAGCTAGGTATTCAGGAGCCATATATCCCCTGAGGTTAAATTACAAATACTGGTAAGCTTAACATTTTCGGAGTGTACTTCGTTTATCTTCACTAAAACAACCTGaaatattactataaataagcTTACAATGTTCCTGCAATGGCTGTGCTGATGTGACTCTTATCTTCCTCGAAAGACCTGGCCAACCCAAAATCTGCAATTTTAGCACGAAGCCTTGAATCCAAAAGGATGTTGCTGGCCTTTATGTCTCTGTGAATAATCCTTGTTTTCGAGTTGTCATGAAGGTAGACTAAACCTTCTGCTGTCCCAACAATGATCTCATATCTCCTCTCCCAGTTAAGTGTTTTAGCCCTTTCTTGATCTGTTAAAATTTGTCGAAAACATTGAGAGAAGTTCAGAAGCATGCATGGCATATCACCAGTTAGGATTTGTATAAATCAACGTAAATCTATGAAATTACCGAAGATGAAGCGATCTAGACTTCTGTTTGGTAGGTATTCATAGACGAGAAGGCTTTCAGGTCCCGCACAACAACAACCCAGCAACCTGACCAAGTTTTTGTGTTCGACGCTGCTTATAATGTTGATTTCGTTATAGAAATCTGCTGCTCTGTGCCTGTTGTTGAAGAAAAGCCTCTTCACTGCAATCTCTCTCCCATCAGCCAGAACTCCCTGCTAGGATAAAACCTGTTAGTTTCTGAGATAGAGACATCGGACATACAAGACAAACAAAAGACGAGGAGATAAACTACTTTGTAAACAGTTCCGAAACCTCCTTGCCCAAGCTTGTTGACAATGTCAAAAGACCCTGTGGCCTTTTCAATTGTTGAGTACTTGAAGTTTAAGCTACTGTCATTTAGGGTTTTCGCCCACTTTTCTGCATCATTTGTTCCTGCAAAACCCCGAAAAGCTTTTGGCGGTCGGTAATCTCTTACGTGTGAAATTCCATTTCGTCCATTGTAGACGTTATTAAATTTGCACCATTGATGAAGCAATGCAATAACTAAGTACAATCTGGCTGCATTGCAGAGTTTCAACGAGCTTTTtacctcttcttttcttttgtatatATCTGTGTTTCCAGATATAAAATCCAATGGCTGCTCCAACTACTAAAACCACCAAGGAGCTGATAACTGAAACTACGATGACAATTATGGTACCTGCAACAAAGTTTAGAAGATTAGGTGAGCGAAACTACACACCGGGCTCAATCTCGAGCTACCAAAGCAGCCTACCCTCCACCCACTCAAACCGATAAGAGGAAACCTATGTTAAAGAAAAGGGGTAGAGTTTCATTTACCTCTGGAACTCCCATTTCCCATTTCCTTGTTGAGAAAATCTGTGTCCGAATACCTCATGAAGCACCCGGTGTACAATGCTCGCCCCTCGGACCAAGGCAAGCATCCCAACATTGACGCAGATGCATTCTCTAAACACTGTCTGCAAGAGCTCTCATCCAAAGTTCTCCAGCAATCTGCCAACACGTAAGCCGATTGGTTCGCTGTCCCACTCACACTCACCTCACCCCTTGCATAGCCTCGGTTGCTTGGTGCAGACTCAACCGCACGCCTCACAACCTCCCTTGCTGATTCTCCGAACGCTGAACTCTTCCTTGTCGTGTTCCCACACACGACCCTGTCCTCCGATCCTCTAAACTCATCGTAAAAGCTGTAGTTTTCGGACCTCATGAAGCAACCGTCGAGGTAAATCCGACCCCCATTGTAAGGAAAACATTGGGGAAGCACTGTACGCGCCTCGGCGTAGCATAACACACAGTCTAGAAGAGAAAGATCTCCGTAGCATTGAGCTATGCCATAGTTTGTATCAGGGCCCGAACCGGTTACTGCCACGCCAAAGCCAGAAGTTCGCATTTGTTCACTGATGTTTTCCATCGTACTGACAAAATTCGGAACAAAAACGGTTGTGTTGTGCTCACGTTGGTTGCCGCACATTATTTGGACCGTCTTCGTTCTTGGATCTCCGGCAGCCATTCCTAGGAACAGCAGGATCTTCAggagaaggaaattttgtgaaagaGCTGCAATGTTGCAgttcttcattttattttttttttgggatgaaTTGGAACTTTGATTTAATTTGCAGCTGCCACCATCCAAATTTATATGAAGGAATGTTGTGGAAGATTTAAGGATTGCTGTCAATTGGGCAAATGGGAATCAGGAGTGTAGCTATTACAGAAGAACAGATGGCATAACAGTAGCAATACAACATGGATAAATTGCATTCAGAATTAGGCACCGTCCCTTAAAGTTGGAGGCTTTGAGGAGGTGGTTGGTTTATATTGCTGGGTTTCCATCTCGAAGTCAAAGGGGCAGGTCTTGGATTTTGGGTTCTTATCCGAAACTTGTTGCAGGGATTGCAGCCCCGAGTTTTCTTTGGGTTCACACTTTCACAGTCAACTTAAACAAGAAACGTTTCTTTGATCAGCCTACTGGAGAGAGACTTCCCTACACTATTGTGATGTCATTGGGAGTGGGACAACCTGATAATACAGTGTCATGTCGAGACGATGCACATGACATTATAATATTGATATGAAACAACGCACATTGCATTAAATCAATGATTCAGATGGAATCCTAAAGTGTAGGTGAGTTTATAGTTAGAAATTGTACGACTTTTATGGCACAGATATTAATGCTATGATAATATTTCGtgtcaataataaaatatgttGTTTCTCTTGACATGATAAAAATATCACCACGGATCATACAATGTCATGTCGAGACAATACACATGGCTTTTGCATGAAATCTACACAAGACTGGGACATGAGGTGAGGACAGCTCGGAACATAATAACAAGAAGGGCTCCACAAGCAATCCCagtttggagaaatttttttgtGACATGAAAACGCGACCTGGTATATCAAATGTCATGATACAgttgattgaattttttttttttcaagtttccaaTCAATCTCGTACTCCAGCCACATTGAATAATCTCTCCCCAATTTGGACCCCACAGTTTGGATTGAATGTGATAGTAGAAGGTCGGCATTGAATTatagagggagggagggagggaggaggaGTGATTCCCTGAACTAAACCACGTAAATATCCAACCATATAAGATCCCACCCAATCCCCACCAAGGTCCCATGACCTCCAGCCAGCCCGCCATTGCCATTTGCCACCAACAGCTCACGTTAAACGTCTAAACTGCTGACGTTATATTATTATATGCTGGTCCCCGGTGATGACTCAAATCAAGATGTTAACTTGTTAAGCAGCTAGCTTAACATCAGCTTAATATCAATACTGTGACAATGGTATCAAGATGTTAACTTATTAAACGTCTAAACTGCTGACGTTATATTATTATATACTAGACATGTTTTTTATTTAGTGGCAATGGTATTAACATATTATTAGTGACATATCGTCAATCCGTTCAAATCAACTTGCTTGAGAAAGCGAGAGCAGACTCAGCAGAAGAAGTCATTAATACAGGCACTTAGACTGGAATAGCTGgtaaatccaaaaataaaagaacttcTCCCCATGTCCATATTAGCTGCAGGAATACACAGAATCATGGCAGAATGTCTAGGAGTTATATCCTAAATAAAGATATGATTACTCGcagaatatgtatatatacactaAACTGTCAAGGAATTCGTAGGCAAAAAATAAACTACAGAAGTTGTAGACAAAGTTTTGAGTGCGTGGAAATTGGTTTTTTTCGTAAAACATGAgacctataaatatatatgtacgcGTACCTTTTGTTTTTGCATTAGATGACTGAAACTATGAGTTCCTGCAGGTGAAATGAGATGCTTAATCGAGGCTTTCTGGCTTATGGCTTCTGCTGTTGTGAAATGAAGCtagacaaagagagagagaagccaaTTCGAATACGTTGAGAAGTCAAAGTGAGCTAGGGCTGTACTGGAAAAGTTCTCTTTGCTtcaacttcaaactttaaattGAAAGAATGAGGGAGGAGAAGTGGAAACCACGCGGTGTTGGACCGAAAATCCgacagctctctctctctctctctctctctctctctctctatatatatatatatatatattacaaacaactattatatatagatatagatatatatcatatatgcagTGTAGGAGGAGGCGTAGCTATGTTTGGTAGTAGTTGGTGCATTTGACTGTTGTGAGAAACGAATGCCTCCATTTTCCAGTTATTTTACTACTTACacacttttgttaatttttgatcattgatattcttcaattcgtTCGATCCTACAACCGAGAATTGAGTGTAGTGTATGAaaggtaaaaataagtgtgtggataacactacCTTTTTAGTTTTACctaatgataataataataatcaaataTCTTGTGATATCTTAGATTAGAGTCATTAGACTTCCTGGTTAAAGAAGTGAGTTGACAATTGaaactttttttctctttaacaAATAGCATCTAGGTTTTCACATTATCTCTTAGATTCTGCACACGCTATAAACTAGTTTTtagtttaatgatatttttttactttgttaGACAAGATATTAAGTTTGATTAGCATGCACGGCGGATATTTATGACAAATTTGACACAGTGTGCTAATagcaattttcttcttttcgtCACAACAATATTCAACAAAGGTTGTTAGCTCAACAAGTTCCTCTGGGAAGATAATGGTGCATCTCGATCCCTTGTTGTCTACTCATAAATAGATCTTTGTCACCGACATATTCAACATGAAAACAAGTCACCACCTACAGTAAGCCAATAACATTTAGTCTTAATCATTACGCCAACTAATTAACATGTTCACACAAATTATATTCccagaaattaatgaaaatacaaaatcaagtggggaagaatgttgttgataatatatatttgtttctatttttaataCTGTTGctgttattattttgtaattatataaaaaaatattacatcAACTTGGTGTTTCAAACCGACTATTTGTTATTTTGAATGTTTATCTTTAATCAGTAtaattgtgaacacggaaaattcctgaaacgaaagagacaagaaacgacgtgcacaaacaaagtattatgtatttgatgattttgggttacaatctctctctattttgatcctctgattcgatctccgtaaggtgttgattggtggatatttcgttgatccaagggccgtcaaggcttgatcttggatgaactgttggaagtttcttcaaagggtcgtcggggcttgatcttgaattggtggatgattgttgatccaaagggccgtttgggcttgatcttggaagaacgatgaacgaagaacgaagaacactttcttcaagggccgtcggggcttgatcttgaattggtggatgattgttgatccaaagggccgtttgggcttgatcttggaagaacgatgaacgaagaacgaagagagctttctcgattcttcgggaacctggatgcttgagagcttcggagtttcagagcttcagagcttcaaggtgtaatatgaaatTCCTccctttaaatgaatgaaatgggcttgtatttatagaattttccaatgcctaattttgaatataatatcccagatgaaataagtcgtttctgccaggtgttgacacgtgtcctatttgatgacttttccaactcatttcaattttcgttgagtcacgcgctacgtgtaaaatttatgtaatacatgagcgttgacactttgatttatcggtcagcatttatttacgaaatttcgatgtctacaaatgcccccacttcaaggcacatcgtatacatgtgcttgtcacgtgtaggagatgcgttttgaagtcccttactgtagatgtcgatccaagggccgtcgaggcttgatcttgaattgggctggagatttcttcaagggccgctgaggcttgatcttgaattgggcttgagatttcttcaagggccgttgaggcttgttcttggacttcgtttgagatttcttcaagagccgtttgaggcttgttcttgaacttttgtttgaaatttcttcaagggccatttgaggcttgttcttgaacttttgtttgaaatttcttcaagggccgtcgaagcttgatcttgaaggttgaaattggaccacaaggagcttcatgtggtagatgatctttggctttggtaatggatgaatcggcacgtattttgttgcgcttgttgactttccacagctttgatcttgaactgggttggaagattttctggattcctccaattgttgattttccacagcttattcttgaactaggttttgattcaagggtggtagacacttaatcttgaatcggacttgtgatttcctcaagggccgtcgaggcttgatcttgaatttggctggaaacttcttcaagggccgttgaggcttgattcttgaaggttgactcggacacatggcaagcaggcacgaggtaaaggtgacaacctgtttctttgttcaatctttccaattcacacctgagcagtttggtcaacggtatgatcttcaagattgatgaactcttcttccagttggtgacttgatctttaaggattcgattcaagggtggtgaatcggcacgtgcagcccacaacgcctagtaagtcgacccaagaatttgagggtcaaaacaagttcatcgtcctcaggcagatgcgacatcttctcgagttcttcatctcggactctttctgctgagttgattgtgcatgctgcattcttctctgcttgtttcttcaggcagatatggcagcttcttgagttcctcagttcggactccttctgctgagttgaccgtgcagaccgcattcttctctgcttgttccttatgcaccttgtctccacatgctgcaaggtatcattttcacttgccttatctgttcttcaggcagatgtggcagcttctttgaaagtacagcagcagtggaaggcgagtactcgagagcagtgctaggtaggcaatcagggaagggttccaagcagtcggttccttacccgagtttgagtggaagttccggcatattgttttctttatccttgtctttgtaggtaagaacaaggacaaaggaaaggacagggagaacgcatgatatgagatactcttgctttctaccctggtgatatgagatacttttgctttggagtcattggcttgcagaggtaccccaaggaataaggaacactgggtaactcaagaggcttcgttgggaaggcattctcagagatgaagaaaggttctgtatgtctgccttgctatggagggtgaagatggacagttataggaagttctttaatacttgtagaggtactattctttcactcgtgtcggcaactaacgcgtgattgaacagtaaaatttcacgtgctttctctttca is a window from the Malus domestica chromosome 16, GDT2T_hap1 genome containing:
- the LOC103403043 gene encoding 2-phytyl-1,4-beta-naphthoquinone methyltransferase, chloroplastic, which encodes MASLQLQLPFSAAPCLPNSRFRRSPVRSSTERQALFNRIAPVYDNLNDLLSLGQHRIWKRMAVSWSGAKMGESVLDLCCGSGDLAFLLSEKVGSNGKVIGLDFSKKQLSVASSRQKLKSKACYLNIEWVEGDATELPFSDGHFDAITMAYGLRNVVDKHKAMEEIFRVLKAGSRVSILDFNKSTNPIVSSVQDLMIDNVVVPVASGFGLEEDYKYLKISITEFLTGDELEKLALDVGFSNARYYEIGGSLMGNLVATR
- the LOC103403042 gene encoding cysteine-rich receptor-like protein kinase 2, with the protein product MKNCNIAALSQNFLLLKILLFLGMAAGDPRTKTVQIMCGNQREHNTTVFVPNFVSTMENISEQMRTSGFGVAVTGSGPDTNYGIAQCYGDLSLLDCVLCYAEARTVLPQCFPYNGGRIYLDGCFMRSENYSFYDEFRGSEDRVVCGNTTRKSSAFGESAREVVRRAVESAPSNRGYARGEVSVSGTANQSAYVLADCWRTLDESSCRQCLENASASMLGCLPWSEGRALYTGCFMRYSDTDFLNKEMGNGSSRGTIIVIVVSVISSLVVLVVGAAIGFYIWKHRYIQKKRRGTNDAEKWAKTLNDSSLNFKYSTIEKATGSFDIVNKLGQGGFGTVYKGVLADGREIAVKRLFFNNRHRAADFYNEINIISSVEHKNLVRLLGCCCAGPESLLVYEYLPNRSLDRFIFDQERAKTLNWERRYEIIVGTAEGLVYLHDNSKTRIIHRDIKASNILLDSRLRAKIADFGLARSFEEDKSHISTAIAGTLGYMAPEYLAHGQLTEKADVYSFGVLILEIITGRQNNRSTSAEYSDGIVIITWKHFQAGTVEELYDPNLMSQNFHDNFKDEIFRVVQIGLLCTQESPSLRPTMSKALQMLTKKELDLPPPANPPFIDEKTMELNDNGDDQCYPLNADGASSVASVSHSSFYPR